A region of Methanobacterium spitsbergense DNA encodes the following proteins:
- a CDS encoding EhaF family protein produces the protein MKSIGRIWNALANPDRIPRIYALILGIVLIAGFIIPLALNDNQLYPRPEPQNQINAQDPLAPYDRGGVPFQERGIVKAQYPQFLPSIGLITSYLSPIAIGVKNTTLYYGTSIYSSPGGLIDEILYYTRGFDTVLESSILMMAFVIASWVAINFTMRRED, from the coding sequence TTGAAGAGTATAGGAAGGATATGGAATGCCCTTGCGAATCCTGACAGGATTCCAAGAATTTATGCACTGATACTTGGCATTGTACTGATAGCCGGCTTTATAATACCCCTTGCATTGAATGATAATCAACTTTATCCCAGACCAGAACCACAGAACCAGATAAATGCTCAAGATCCTCTGGCACCATACGACCGAGGAGGAGTACCCTTCCAAGAAAGGGGAATAGTAAAGGCCCAATACCCACAATTTTTACCATCAATAGGATTGATAACATCGTATTTATCTCCAATAGCAATTGGTGTTAAAAATACAACATTATACTATGGAACTTCTATTTATTCATCACCAGGTGGACTTATAGACGAAATCCTCTACTACACAAGGGGATTCGATACCGTACTAGAATCAAGCATACTTATGATGGCATTTGTAATAGCTTCATGGGTTGCAATAAACTTCACAATGAGGAGGGAAGACTGA